A genomic segment from Glycine max cultivar Williams 82 chromosome 1, Glycine_max_v4.0, whole genome shotgun sequence encodes:
- the LOC100783050 gene encoding clathrin light chain 1 produces the protein MAALWPATPSPTSTRSRTPPVTPPRLSVARRTMPVETSSPPPIYSVAAFSPEQNGKGVDGGFGASDGPILPPPTNMVAKEGFALREWRMQNAIQLEEKEKKEKEMRSQIIEEAEEYKIEFYRKREVNAEKNKASNREREKLFLASREKFHAEADKNYWKTIGELIPHEVPAIEKRGKKDKVKKPSIAVIQGPKPGKPTDLSRMRHILLKLKHNLPSHMKPKPPPSETKKDAKTGPLDGASTSSNPPKVVLVAIPEAVAAA, from the exons ATGGCGGCGCTTTGGCCGGCTACTCCCTCTCCAACTTCGACGCGGTCAAGGACTCCACCGGTGACTCCTCCCCGATTATCGGTGGCGCGCCGTACAATGCCGGTGGAGACTTCGTCTCCGCCTCCGATCTACTCCGTCGCCGCGTTCTCGCCGGAGCAGAATGGGAAGGGTGTGGATGGTGGTTTCGGTGCCTCAGATGGCCCGATCTTGCCGCCTCCGACGAATATGGTTGCGAAGGAAGGGTTTGCTTTGAGAGAATGGAGAAT GCAAAACGCGATTCAATTGGAGGaaaaggagaagaaggagaaggagatgCGGTCGCAGATCATAGAGGAAGCTGAAGAGTACAAAATTGAGTTCTACAGAAAGCGTGAGGTTAATGCTGAGAAAAACAAGGCTTCTAACAGGGAAAGAGAGaag CTATTTTTGGCAAGCCGGGAGAAGTTCCATGCTGAAGCTGACAAAAATTACTGGAAGACAATCGGTGAACTCATTCCGCACGAAGTGCCTGCGATAGAGAAGAGAGGGAAAAAGGACAAAGTGAAGAAGCCTTCTATTGCTGTAATCCAGGGCCCAAAACCAGGGAAGCCAACTGATCTTTCAAGAATGCGCCATATATTATTGAAGCTCAAACATAATCTCCCTTCACATATGAAGCCCAAGCCTCCACCATCAGAAACCAAAAAGGATGCCAAAACTGGACCTCTTGATGGAGCTAGCACAAGTTCTAATCCTCCCAAGGTTGTGCTTGTGGCAATTCCTGAGGCTGTTGCTGCAGCTTGA